One Triticum dicoccoides isolate Atlit2015 ecotype Zavitan chromosome 5B, WEW_v2.0, whole genome shotgun sequence genomic window carries:
- the LOC119309614 gene encoding gamma-glutamyl peptidase 3-like, whose amino-acid sequence MKIVAADDQPRRGRRYALLLAARDSEYVLKAYGGYFNVFVSAFGGGGGEDGDVCETWDMFRAVDGELPDLDDVGRYDGFVISGSPYDAYADELWILRLCLLVREAVAARKRVLGICFGHQVVCRALGGRVGKARRGGWDIGIREVAIAATLPPWRFLDALQDLPQYAKITECHQDEVWEAPLGADVLASSDKTGVEMFCVGDHVLGIQGHPEYTGDILLNLVDRLSTSQAITVSFAEDVKRQLEATSADREFWLKLCKSFLNTEEFDSPRIQLIDNVLSDLQEVVGESDHTGSVPEVNVFAQHLGARVALEKSDPFSIGESFSQRYSSVFAMLEKVRKRNSWNLTVEPVIVPKGYLNTTTNFDGGTSNEKSLNVLVNRELQTLPWFIRICDALPKPATLSARP is encoded by the exons ATGAAGATCGTGGCAGCTGATGATCAGCCAAGGAGGGGCAGGAGGTacgcgctgctgctggcggcgcgggACTCGGAGTACGTGCTCAAGGCGTACGGCGGCTACTTCAACGTCTTTGTGAgcgccttcggcggcggcggcggcgaagacggcgACGTCTGCGAGACGTGGGACATGTTCCGGGCGGTGGACGGGGAGCTCCCCGACCTGGACGACGTCGGACGATACGACGGCTTCGTCATCAGCGGCAGCCCTTACGACGCGTACGCCGACGAGCTGTGGATACTGCGGCTGTGCCTCCTCGTCCGGGAGGCCGTCGCGGCCCGGAAGCGCGTCCTTGGCATCTGCTTCGGCCACCAGGTGGTATGCCGCGCTCTGGGCGGCCGCGTCGGGAAGGCCAGGAGAGGCGGGTGGGACATCGGTATCCGGGAGGTGGCCATTGCGGCAACGCTGCCGCCGTGGAGGTTCCTCGACGCGCTGCAGGACCTGCCCCAGTACGCCAAGATCACCGAGTGTCACCAGGATGAGGTCTGGGAGGCGCCGCTGGGCGCCGACGTGCTGGCGTCATCGGACAAGACCGGCGTGGAAATGTTCTGCGTCGGCGACCACGTGCTGGGCATCCAGGGCCACCCGGAGTACACCGGTGACATACTCCTCAACCTCGTCGACCGCCTCTCCACCAGCCAAGCCATCACC GTGTCGTTCGCTGAGGACGTGAAGAGGCAGTTGGAGGCTACTAGCGCTGACAGGGAGTTCTGGCTCAAGCTCTGCAAAAGCTTCCTCAACACTGAAGAATT CGATTCTCCAAGAATTCAGCTCATTGATAATGTTCTCAGCGACCTTCAGGAAGTG GTTGGAGAAAGTGACCACACTGGATCTGTGCCAGAAGTCAATGTATTCGCGCAACACCTCGGTGCCCGGGTTGCGCTTGAGAAGAGTGACCCATTTTCTATTGGTGAGTCCTTCAGCCAACGATATTCTTCTGTTTTTGCTATGCTTGAAAAGGTTAGGAAACGAAACAGCTGGAATCTCACCGTTGAGCCAGTGATCGTGCCAAAAGGATATCTTAATACCACTACCAATTTTGATGGAGGTACAAGCAATGAAAAGAGCCTTAACGTGCTTGTCAACAGGGAGCTGCAGACCTTGCCATGGTTTATCCGGATCTGTGATGCTTTGCCAAAGCCAGCTACTTTAAGCGCCCGCCCCTGA